The proteins below come from a single Diadema setosum chromosome 21, eeDiaSeto1, whole genome shotgun sequence genomic window:
- the LOC140244521 gene encoding BPTF-associated chromatin complex component 1-like, whose product MSSAGKVGEIFSAAGAAFSQLGELTMQLYPSSDQAPMSGKWTDDEVEMLRTAIKKFGDDLQKISDVIKTRTVSQIRAAIKRKSLDGQGKKSGDKADGGDKHRDPSTDLLLTSPSAQRSSKEEPPAKKQKHAQETPNDSLVDIEGIEDSTASPSKKLGLDNIQPATAVGVDVRLEVNNIASTPSEVDDLQR is encoded by the exons ATGAGTTCGGCTGGAAAG GTTGGTGAGATATTCTCGGCGGCCGGGGCAGCATTCAGCCAGCTGGGAGAACTGACCATGCAGCTGTATCCGTCCTCTGACCAGGCTCCAATGAG tggGAAATGGACAGATGATGAAGTGGAGATGCTGCGCACAGCCATCAAGAAATTTGGGGATGACCTTCAGAAGATCAGTGATGTGATCAAGACGAGGACAGT gtctcAGATCCGTGCGGCGATCAAGAGAAAGTCATTGGACGGCCAGGGGAAGAAATCGGGAGACAAGGCAGATGGAGGAGACAAGCACCGAGATCCTTCCACTGATCTGCTCCTTACCAGTCCCTCCGCCCAGCGTTCTTCGAAAGAAGAACCACCAGCCAAGAAACAGAAGCATG CTCAAGAAACGCCGAATGATTCTTTAGTTGACATCGAGGGTATTGAGGACAGCACAGCCTCACCATCTAAGAAACTGGGCCTGGATAACATTCAACCAGCAACTGCAGTTGGAG TCGACGTCAGGCTCGAGGTCAACAATATCGCATCAACCCCGTCAGAAGTGGATGATTTGCAGCGGTGA